The genomic segment CCGTACTTGCGGCCCATCTCCCGGTGCAGGATGCGCAGAGTCTCCTCGAGTGCCACATGGGTCACGGCAGCGGGCACCTGCTTGAGAGGCAGGTGCGTCGTCACCAGCGCAACCCGCAGCCCACCACCGGCAAGCATCATCACCACCCGCGAGGTGTCGGTCTGTTCGGCCAGGTACTCGGTATGCCCCGTGAACTGCATGCCGGCGTCGTTGATCACGCCCTTGTGTACCGGTGCGGTGACCATCGCCGCAAACTCGCCGGACCGGCAACCGGCCAGCGCGCGATCGAGCATGGCCAGGACCTGCGGCGCGTTGGCGGCGTCGAGGCGGCCAGCTGACGCCCGTGCGGCCAACGGCAGATGCAGCACGTCCAGGGTGTCCGCACGCGGTGGCTGCGATGCTTCCCAGTCACGCAGGCTGACCGGCAGTCCCAGCGACGCCGCACGCTCGGCCAGCATGAAGCGGTCGGCGAGGACGACGATACGAGCCGCAAAGGGTGCCTGGCGCACACGATCAAGCAAGCGCAGGCATATGTCTGGGCCAATGCCCGCGGGCTCGCCAACGGTCACCGCGATCACCGGCAGGCGGGACACGACCTAGCCCTCCTCCAGCCGGATTTCTACATAAGCACGGTCGCGTGCCTGCCGCAGCCAGTCTTGGTACGCCTCGTCACGCTTGCGCTCGCGCAACGCCTGACGGGCGGCCACTCGCTGTCGCTCGCTCGACACATCCTGCACCCGCCGCTCAAGCACCTCGATCAGGTGGTAGCCGAAAGGCGACTGCACCGGCTGACTGAGTTCGCCTGGTGCGAGTTGATTCATGGCGCGCTCGAACTCGGGAACCGTGTCACCGGGATAGATCCAGCCGAGGTCGCCCCCCTTGGACGCCGATCCGTCCTGTGAGAAGAGCCGCGCCAGTTCGGCGAAGCGCTCGCCATGGCTGATCCGCTGCCGCAGACCCTCGATCTTGTGCCGCGCCTCGGGTTCGGAGACGATCTCGTTCACCTTGATCAGGATATGGCGGGCGTGCGTCTGCTCGACCGCCGCCACCGCGCCGCCGCCACGCTTGTCCAGCAGCTTGACCAGGTGAAAGCCATTGGAGCTGCGAAGAATCGGTGACACTTCACCCACCTTCAGCCTGCCGCTGGCCTCGGCAAAGATCGCGGGCAGGCGATCGATGGGCCGCCAGCCGAGGTCACCGCCCTTCATGCCGTCCGGAGCATCCGAGTAGCTTGCTGCCAGTTGGCCGAAGTCATCACCCTTTCGCAGCCGATCAAGCACCTGTTCCGCCTTGGCCCGCAGCTTCTGGATCTGCTCGGGGCTGGCGGATTCGGGCGCGCGCAGGAGAATGTGCGCCAGCCGATACTCCTCGCCCGCTCCCCCCGGAGTCGACAGACCCGACAGATAGTTGTCGATCTCACCGTCCGAAATGAATATCTTGCTGTCGACTTCGCGCTCGCGTACGCGGGCGATGGTCATCTCGGCGCGGATTTCCTCGCGAAAGCTGGCAAAGGCGATACCGTCCTTCTCCAGCGCAGCCCGGAACTGAGCAAGCGTCATGCGATTGCCGTTGGCAATGCGTTGCAACGCCTGCTCCAGTTGTGCGTCGTCGACACGCAAGCCCATGTCGCGAGCCAGTTGCAGTTGCACCCTGTCGACCACCAGCCGTTCCAAGACCTGCCGCTCGAGCACTTCCCTGGGCGGTGGCTGTACTCCCTGTCGTTTCAGCTGCGCCAAAGCCGAGTCGAG from the Accumulibacter sp. genome contains:
- a CDS encoding peptidylprolyl isomerase — encoded protein: MITLLLRGVLVGCCLVGAAVAQQRPGSQPVPVDRVIAVVNDEVITRHDLRVRLDSALAQLKRQGVQPPPREVLERQVLERLVVDRVQLQLARDMGLRVDDAQLEQALQRIANGNRMTLAQFRAALEKDGIAFASFREEIRAEMTIARVREREVDSKIFISDGEIDNYLSGLSTPGGAGEEYRLAHILLRAPESASPEQIQKLRAKAEQVLDRLRKGDDFGQLAASYSDAPDGMKGGDLGWRPIDRLPAIFAEASGRLKVGEVSPILRSSNGFHLVKLLDKRGGGAVAAVEQTHARHILIKVNEIVSEPEARHKIEGLRQRISHGERFAELARLFSQDGSASKGGDLGWIYPGDTVPEFERAMNQLAPGELSQPVQSPFGYHLIEVLERRVQDVSSERQRVAARQALRERKRDEAYQDWLRQARDRAYVEIRLEEG
- the pdxA gene encoding 4-hydroxythreonine-4-phosphate dehydrogenase PdxA translates to MSRLPVIAVTVGEPAGIGPDICLRLLDRVRQAPFAARIVVLADRFMLAERAASLGLPVSLRDWEASQPPRADTLDVLHLPLAARASAGRLDAANAPQVLAMLDRALAGCRSGEFAAMVTAPVHKGVINDAGMQFTGHTEYLAEQTDTSRVVMMLAGGGLRVALVTTHLPLKQVPAAVTHVALEETLRILHREMGRKYGISRPRILVAGLNPHAGEGGYLGREEIDVIIPVLERLRSEEGMTLLGPLPADTMFSRPVLARGDCVLAMYHDQGLPVLKYASFGHGINVTLGLPIIRTSVDHGTALDLAGSGQADPGSLFVAIEQAIEMACR